One Novosphingobium sp. G106 DNA segment encodes these proteins:
- a CDS encoding TauD/TfdA family dioxygenase: MATVVRDEQTTLTVTPLTGSIGARIEGVDLSRDLDQETADAIRRAFAEHAVLVFRSGRDATPEEQHRLAALSGEPQPLQVFQFLGRMQAGITFDPGSRIVASDAASAPKQSAQIKRQDLQSLGIAGEFDGWHSDSSFCHFLPKAAVLRAEVIAPVGGDTGFASLCAAYEALSPIMQGWLEDLRAVHIIPEGFKDGINLASYGADAEERFDAFFPPKEWPLVVRHPETGRKALWINPGYTAHIVGLKRAESHALIRFLARHISSTSFTYRHHWQKGDLVVWDEVFALHRAPDDFAPHERKVVRVTAGRQKPTA; this comes from the coding sequence ATGGCAACCGTCGTACGGGACGAGCAGACTACACTGACGGTCACGCCGCTGACCGGCTCGATCGGCGCGCGAATCGAAGGTGTCGATCTCAGCCGCGACCTCGATCAGGAAACCGCCGACGCGATCCGCCGCGCCTTTGCCGAACATGCGGTGCTCGTCTTCCGCTCCGGACGCGACGCGACGCCCGAAGAACAGCACCGCCTGGCCGCGCTGTCCGGCGAGCCGCAACCGCTCCAGGTCTTCCAGTTCCTCGGCAGGATGCAGGCGGGGATCACTTTCGATCCCGGCTCGCGCATCGTCGCTTCCGATGCCGCCTCGGCGCCCAAGCAATCGGCGCAGATCAAGCGCCAGGATCTCCAGAGCCTCGGCATCGCCGGCGAATTCGACGGCTGGCACAGCGATTCGAGCTTCTGCCATTTCCTGCCCAAGGCCGCCGTGCTCCGCGCCGAGGTGATCGCGCCGGTCGGCGGCGACACCGGCTTCGCCAGCCTCTGCGCCGCCTACGAGGCGCTCTCGCCGATCATGCAAGGCTGGCTGGAAGACCTGCGCGCGGTCCACATCATTCCCGAGGGCTTCAAGGACGGGATCAACCTGGCAAGCTACGGCGCCGACGCGGAGGAGCGCTTCGACGCTTTCTTCCCGCCCAAGGAATGGCCGCTGGTCGTGCGCCATCCCGAGACCGGACGGAAGGCGCTGTGGATCAACCCCGGCTACACCGCGCACATCGTCGGCCTGAAACGCGCGGAAAGCCACGCGCTGATCCGCTTCCTCGCGCGGCATATCTCGTCGACGAGCTTCACCTATCGCCACCACTGGCAGAAGGGCGATCTCGTCGTCTGGGACGAAGTATTCGCGCTCCACCGCGCGCCCGACGATTTCGCACCGCACGAGCGTAAGGTGGTGCGGGTGACCGCCGGGCGGCAGAAGCCGACCGCCTAG
- a CDS encoding DsbA family oxidoreductase, which yields MSARVTIDIFSDVMCPWCVIGYKQLEKALAGLAGEIEAEVRWRPFELNPDMPSEGEDMAAHMLRKYGRAPDAASSAQMTEMAARAGYEMRYLGPEPEPERRLRNTFLAHKLLRWALTTGGPEVQTRLKLTLFDAYFQQRRDVSDRAVLLDVAAGVGLDRAGAEAALDDEALGHEVREEELEARAAEINAVPAMIVNGRYLIPGAQEPETYANVLRKAVERA from the coding sequence ATGAGCGCGCGCGTCACGATCGACATCTTCTCGGACGTCATGTGCCCGTGGTGCGTGATCGGCTACAAGCAGCTCGAGAAGGCGCTGGCCGGCCTGGCCGGCGAGATCGAGGCCGAGGTCCGTTGGCGACCGTTCGAACTCAATCCCGACATGCCGAGCGAAGGCGAGGACATGGCCGCGCACATGCTGCGCAAGTATGGCCGCGCGCCCGACGCGGCTTCGAGCGCGCAAATGACCGAAATGGCGGCGCGCGCCGGTTACGAGATGCGCTACCTGGGTCCGGAGCCCGAGCCCGAGCGGCGGCTGCGAAACACTTTCCTCGCCCACAAGCTGCTGCGCTGGGCTTTGACCACTGGCGGGCCGGAGGTGCAGACCCGGCTCAAGCTGACGCTGTTCGACGCCTATTTCCAGCAGCGCCGCGATGTCTCGGACCGTGCCGTGCTGCTCGATGTGGCGGCGGGCGTGGGGCTAGACCGTGCCGGCGCCGAAGCGGCGCTCGACGACGAGGCTCTGGGCCATGAGGTCCGCGAGGAGGAACTGGAAGCGCGGGCGGCCGAGATCAACGCGGTGCCGGCGATGATCGTCAACGGCCGCTACCTGATCCCCGGCGCACAGGAGCCGGAGACCTACGCCAACGTGCTGCGCAAGGCGGTCGAGCGGGCCTAG
- the nudC gene encoding NAD(+) diphosphatase has translation MTGNPLGISFVGSRMDRSDHIRGNPELLAGMMTPGARLLRLEGLDPVISAESRLEWGSLAEARDNAELVFLGRQDDRACFAQVPAAGSVAPPNPGLWQAIATLSGEELATYGGARTIVDWHARHRFCARCGHTTVLAKGGWQRNCTNEACRAEHFPRVDPVTIMLVEHEGNVLLGRQPRFPAGNYSALAGFVEPGEAIEEAVAREVQEEAGVIVRDVTYVGSQPWPFPSSLMIGCHAWADDPTVVVDKTELDDARWFTRAEVEDAMQALERNEGGSAFRAPPRTAVANALLRWWVARG, from the coding sequence ATGACCGGCAATCCCCTGGGCATTTCCTTCGTCGGCAGCCGGATGGACCGGTCCGACCATATCCGCGGCAATCCCGAACTGCTCGCCGGGATGATGACCCCGGGTGCGCGACTGTTGCGGCTCGAAGGGCTCGATCCGGTGATTTCGGCCGAGAGCCGCCTCGAATGGGGGAGTCTCGCCGAAGCCCGAGACAATGCCGAACTCGTCTTTCTCGGCCGGCAGGACGATCGCGCATGCTTCGCTCAGGTGCCTGCCGCAGGCAGCGTCGCGCCGCCCAATCCCGGGCTCTGGCAGGCGATCGCTACCTTGAGCGGTGAGGAACTGGCGACCTATGGCGGCGCGCGGACGATCGTCGACTGGCACGCTCGCCACCGCTTCTGCGCGCGCTGCGGCCACACGACCGTGCTCGCCAAGGGCGGCTGGCAGCGCAATTGCACCAACGAGGCCTGCCGCGCCGAGCATTTCCCGCGCGTCGATCCGGTGACGATCATGCTGGTCGAGCATGAGGGCAATGTGTTGCTCGGCCGCCAGCCGCGGTTCCCCGCGGGCAACTATTCGGCGCTCGCGGGTTTCGTCGAGCCGGGCGAGGCGATCGAGGAAGCCGTGGCCCGCGAAGTGCAGGAAGAGGCCGGCGTGATCGTGCGCGACGTGACTTACGTGGGCAGCCAGCCCTGGCCGTTCCCGTCTTCGCTGATGATCGGCTGCCACGCCTGGGCCGACGATCCCACCGTGGTCGTCGACAAGACCGAACTCGACGACGCGCGCTGGTTCACCCGCGCCGAGGTCGAGGATGCGATGCAGGCGCTTGAGCGAAACGAAGGCGGCAGTGCCTTCCGGGCGCCACCGCGCACGGCAGTAGCCAATGCGCTGCTGCGCTGGTGGGTCGCACGCGGATGA
- a CDS encoding serine hydrolase has protein sequence MRAMDSLKAELGRRELLRLGAWAGLSAALMPRLAWAAEQPSLMPQVTALIERWVGPGKFPGMVAALGLPGRETQYVSRGSDSFTDLDAQGPDSLYRIYSMTKPITGMATMMLIGEGKLRLDQPVADILPKFAHMQVQKTYDGSLTDLEPAKSQITIRELITHTSGIGYSIIQRGPIKEAFIKAGLVAGQISHMSIPGLDRGQAVPSLTQFADGLAEMPLVYQPATHWSYSNGLDLMGRVIEVVSGKPFDVFLKERIFDPAGMTSTWFQVPASEAKRLTTNFAAMGANLIPIDPGATSIFLDKPSFPMGGAGLVSSPRDYDRFLLMLANYGQIGGKRIIAEAAVRQGTSNLLPPGVAGPALMAPASDFGAGGRVGVGMEAGIYGWAGAAGTVANVDMKRGIRTGIYVQFMPPNGNSLLKEYSDAIHADVAALLELHA, from the coding sequence ATGCGCGCGATGGATTCCCTGAAGGCCGAACTCGGCCGGCGCGAACTTCTGCGGCTCGGCGCCTGGGCCGGCCTCAGCGCCGCGCTGATGCCGCGGCTCGCCTGGGCGGCCGAGCAACCTTCGCTGATGCCGCAGGTGACCGCGCTGATCGAGCGCTGGGTCGGCCCCGGCAAGTTCCCCGGCATGGTCGCCGCGCTCGGCCTGCCGGGCCGGGAGACGCAGTACGTCTCGCGCGGCAGCGACAGCTTCACCGATCTCGATGCCCAGGGTCCAGACAGCCTCTACCGCATCTATTCGATGACCAAGCCGATCACCGGCATGGCGACGATGATGCTGATCGGCGAGGGCAAGCTCCGGCTCGATCAGCCGGTTGCGGACATCCTGCCCAAGTTCGCGCATATGCAGGTGCAGAAGACCTACGACGGCTCGCTCACCGATCTCGAGCCGGCCAAGAGCCAGATCACCATCCGCGAACTGATCACGCACACCTCGGGCATCGGCTATTCGATCATCCAGCGCGGGCCGATCAAGGAGGCTTTCATCAAGGCTGGGCTGGTTGCCGGCCAGATCAGCCACATGTCGATCCCCGGGCTCGACCGCGGCCAGGCCGTACCGAGCCTGACGCAGTTCGCCGATGGCCTGGCCGAGATGCCGCTGGTCTATCAGCCCGCGACGCACTGGAGCTACAGCAATGGGCTTGACCTGATGGGCCGTGTGATCGAGGTCGTCTCGGGCAAGCCGTTCGATGTCTTCCTCAAGGAGCGCATCTTCGATCCGGCGGGCATGACCAGCACCTGGTTCCAAGTTCCTGCCAGCGAGGCCAAGCGGCTAACCACCAATTTCGCAGCCATGGGCGCGAACCTCATTCCGATCGACCCAGGGGCGACCTCGATCTTCCTCGACAAGCCGTCGTTCCCGATGGGCGGGGCTGGGCTGGTCAGCAGCCCGCGCGACTACGACCGCTTCCTGCTGATGCTGGCGAATTACGGACAGATCGGCGGCAAGCGGATCATCGCCGAGGCGGCGGTGCGCCAGGGGACGAGCAACCTGCTGCCGCCCGGCGTTGCGGGACCTGCGCTGATGGCGCCGGCCAGCGACTTCGGCGCCGGCGGCCGCGTCGGTGTGGGCATGGAGGCGGGCATCTACGGCTGGGCGGGCGCGGCCGGCACGGTGGCGAACGTCGACATGAAGCGCGGCATCCGGACGGGCATCTACGTCCAGTTCATGCCGCCCAACGGCAACTCGCTGCTCAAGGAATATTCGGACGCGATCCACGCCGACGTCGCGGCCCTGCTGGAGTTACATGCATGA
- a CDS encoding A/G-specific adenine glycosylase, protein MDARSQDIAADLLGWYDRHARVLPWRAPPGAPAPDPYRVWLSEVMLQQTTVAAVKEYFAKFTKRWPTIGDLAAAEDGEVMAAWAGLGYYARARNLLACARAVAASGGVFPDNQEGLRQLPGLGAYTAAAVAAIAFGRRAVVVDANVERVVARLFAIDTPLPGGRAAIREAADQITPDARAGDFAQAMMDLGATICTSKNPRCMLCPLSADCTGFRTGEPDLFPVKPVKAVKPQRQGRAFWIARNGKVWLVRREGKGMLGGMRALPDDGWRARADGTGEGPLAGPWEPGGAIAHVFTHFSLTLNLALYSGSDWASLPHGAGEWWPLDRLEEAGLPTLFAKAARLALAESGES, encoded by the coding sequence ATGGACGCCAGATCGCAGGACATCGCAGCGGATTTGCTTGGCTGGTACGACCGGCATGCAAGGGTGCTGCCCTGGCGCGCGCCGCCGGGTGCTCCGGCGCCGGACCCCTACCGCGTCTGGCTGTCCGAAGTGATGCTCCAGCAGACCACCGTGGCGGCGGTGAAAGAGTACTTCGCGAAGTTCACCAAGCGCTGGCCGACGATAGGCGATCTCGCCGCGGCCGAGGACGGCGAGGTCATGGCTGCCTGGGCGGGCCTCGGATACTACGCCCGTGCGCGCAATCTGCTCGCTTGCGCCCGCGCCGTCGCGGCGTCGGGTGGTGTCTTTCCCGACAACCAGGAAGGCCTGCGTCAGCTTCCGGGCCTGGGCGCCTATACCGCTGCGGCGGTAGCGGCGATCGCCTTCGGGCGGCGTGCGGTCGTGGTCGATGCCAATGTCGAGCGCGTGGTCGCGCGGCTCTTCGCGATCGACACGCCGCTGCCCGGTGGCCGCGCGGCGATCCGAGAGGCAGCGGACCAGATCACGCCCGATGCGCGCGCCGGCGATTTCGCCCAGGCGATGATGGACCTCGGCGCAACGATCTGCACGAGCAAGAACCCGCGTTGCATGCTCTGCCCGCTGTCCGCCGATTGCACCGGCTTCCGCACCGGCGAGCCCGATCTCTTCCCAGTCAAGCCGGTGAAGGCGGTCAAGCCGCAGCGGCAGGGGCGGGCGTTCTGGATTGCGCGGAACGGCAAGGTCTGGCTGGTGCGGCGCGAGGGCAAGGGCATGCTCGGCGGCATGCGCGCGCTGCCCGACGATGGCTGGCGCGCTCGCGCCGATGGCACGGGCGAGGGGCCGCTGGCCGGCCCGTGGGAGCCGGGGGGCGCGATTGCCCACGTCTTCACGCATTTTTCGCTGACCTTGAACTTGGCGCTTTATTCGGGAAGCGATTGGGCTAGCTTGCCGCACGGTGCAGGCGAGTGGTGGCCGCTGGACCGGCTCGAAGAGGCCGGCCTGCCCACGCTTTTCGCCAAGGCCGCGCGCCTCGCGTTGGCCGAATCGGGAGAGAGCTGA
- a CDS encoding DUF721 domain-containing protein: MERDKPEKPEAKPAKASAKSGARPYERPRGGQARAISDLMPEIGRTAFRRFGFIQSSVVTRWPEIVGPRHARVCAPEAIRFPPGEKADGILQLVVVPAHAPIIQHVIPEIIERVNRFFGYKAVAKVKIRQGEVKPPSAEKPTAPPSLKPIPMELGDSLRDIGDPELRTVLESLARSLGTQDPEEK, translated from the coding sequence ATGGAACGGGACAAGCCAGAGAAACCGGAAGCAAAGCCTGCCAAGGCGTCGGCGAAGTCCGGGGCGCGCCCGTACGAGCGGCCGCGCGGCGGGCAGGCGCGCGCCATTTCGGACCTGATGCCCGAGATCGGCCGCACCGCTTTCCGCCGTTTCGGCTTCATCCAGTCGAGCGTCGTCACCCGCTGGCCTGAGATCGTCGGACCGCGCCACGCCCGCGTCTGCGCGCCCGAGGCGATTCGCTTCCCGCCGGGCGAGAAGGCCGACGGCATTCTCCAGCTCGTCGTCGTCCCGGCCCACGCGCCGATTATTCAGCACGTGATCCCCGAGATCATCGAGCGGGTGAACCGCTTCTTCGGCTACAAGGCCGTCGCCAAGGTCAAGATCCGGCAAGGCGAGGTTAAGCCGCCTTCTGCTGAGAAACCGACCGCGCCGCCGTCGCTAAAACCCATTCCGATGGAACTGGGCGACTCGCTGCGCGACATCGGCGACCCCGAACTGCGCACGGTGCTCGAATCGCTTGCGCGCAGCCTCGGAACGCAGGATCCGGAAGAGAAATAG
- a CDS encoding thioredoxin domain-containing protein: protein MRLIQLVTLAAAALLSIGAGKPAPRAAQTPHGNWLGTIAVTAAGSHTLGNPAAPVKLVEYVSYTCPHCAHFQQQSDAPLRIAYLQPGKVQVEVRHLVRDPIDMTVAMLTNCGAPSRFFANHNLFLQGQDRWIGAANTASEAQRARWTTGDKAARMRAIAADFGFYAMMEQRGYDRVTVDRCLADDAMAKRLAAQTAGAEALGVQGTPGFLLNGLLLAGTYDWQSLDAQLQARF, encoded by the coding sequence ATGCGCCTGATCCAGCTCGTTACCTTAGCCGCCGCTGCACTGCTTTCGATCGGCGCCGGCAAGCCGGCTCCGCGAGCGGCGCAGACGCCTCACGGAAACTGGCTGGGAACGATCGCGGTCACCGCCGCCGGCAGCCACACGCTGGGCAACCCCGCCGCGCCGGTGAAGCTGGTCGAATATGTCAGCTATACCTGCCCGCACTGCGCCCATTTCCAGCAGCAGTCCGACGCACCGCTGCGCATCGCCTATCTCCAGCCCGGCAAGGTACAGGTCGAGGTCCGCCACCTCGTGCGCGATCCGATCGACATGACCGTGGCGATGCTGACCAATTGCGGCGCGCCGAGCCGGTTCTTCGCCAACCACAACCTGTTCCTCCAGGGTCAGGACCGCTGGATCGGCGCAGCGAACACGGCCAGCGAGGCGCAGCGCGCGCGTTGGACTACCGGCGACAAGGCCGCGCGGATGCGCGCGATCGCCGCGGACTTCGGCTTCTACGCGATGATGGAGCAGCGCGGCTACGACCGCGTAACGGTCGACCGCTGCCTCGCCGACGATGCCATGGCCAAGCGACTCGCCGCGCAGACAGCCGGCGCGGAAGCGCTGGGCGTCCAGGGCACGCCTGGATTCTTACTCAACGGCCTGCTGCTCGCCGGCACCTATGACTGGCAGAGCCTCGACGCCCAGCTCCAGGCGCGGTTCTGA